One window of the Trifolium pratense cultivar HEN17-A07 linkage group LG2, ARS_RC_1.1, whole genome shotgun sequence genome contains the following:
- the LOC123904859 gene encoding uncharacterized protein LOC123904859, protein MAKNQAKSASNSNPVYLDGWLKDGQKVKSNPDSNKVYLDGWLKDSQAKSNPNSNQVYLDGWLKDNQEKSISNSNPVYLDGWLKDVQKAKSNPNSNQVDLDGWLKDSQVKSNPNSNQVYLDGWLKDSQAKSASNSIYLDGWLKDVQKAKSNPNSNQVYLDGWLKDSQAKSNPNSNQVYLDGWLKDSQEKSASNSNPVYLDGWLKDSQPKSNSNQVYLDGWLKDNIAKSNPNTNPVYLDGWLKDGKEHMERTTHNFNQAYLDGWLKDRQV, encoded by the exons ATGGccaaaaa CCAAGCAAAGTCGGCCTCCAACTCAAACCCAGTTTATCTTGATGGATGGTTGAAAGATGGtcaaaaagtaaaatccaaCCCCGACTCCAACAAAGTTTACCTTGATGGCTGGTTGAAAGACAGCCAAGCAAAATCCAACCCTAACTCCAATCAAGTATACCTTGATGGTTGGTTGAAAGACAACCAAGAAAAGTCGATCTCCAACTCAAACCCAGTCTATCTAGATGGATGGTTGAAAGATGTTCAAAAAGCAAAATCCAACCCCAATTCCAACCAAGTTGACCTTGATGGCTGGTTGAAAGATAGCCAAGTAAAATCCAACCCTAACTCCAATCAAGTTTATCTTGATGGTTGGTTGAAAGATAGCCAAGCAAAGTCGGCCTCAAACTCAATTTATCTTGATGGATGGTTGAAAGATGTTCAAAAAGCAAAATCCAATCCCAACTCCAACCAAGTTTACCTTGATGGCTGGTTGAAAGATAGCCAAGCAAAATCAAACCCTAACTCCAATCAAGTATACCTTGATGGTTGGTTGAAAGACAGCCAAGAAAAGTCGGCCTCCAACTCAAACCCCGTTTATCTTGATGGATGGTTAAAAGATAGTCAACCAAAATCCAACTCCAACCAAGTTTACCTTGATGGCTGGTTGAAAGACAACATAGCAAAGTCGAACCCTAACACTAACCCGGTTTATCTTGATGGATGGTTGAAAGATGGCAAAGAGCATATGGAAAGAACTACTCACAACTTCAATCAAGCTTATCTTGATGGTTGGTTAAAAGATAGACAAgtttag